The following are from one region of the Sorghum bicolor cultivar BTx623 chromosome 2, Sorghum_bicolor_NCBIv3, whole genome shotgun sequence genome:
- the LOC8062729 gene encoding uncharacterized protein LOC8062729 gives MRSEKHLQNRAGGTVFLENTFNTSILQRDGKINEEYLDPKVDHIAKRVCNYLEYDMVFLPINIKDFHWYLAVVDGINEEIHVLDSLGKTQENRWELVYTIIGLQRHIDIVAKHKDIQTKWKNLQVQDWKFNEEFTSAMQTDGSSCGLFMLNYMEYWRGKGKGLSDSVTQGDMKNFRFKLLAILLNCQQNARKWWLASETDDKEEESIDEIEILDRPLKKSRGEKSYAYEEDLILSRVSNYINSISDAATLESFAKKLADMLQNANAHALTFHDLPMGEQELRDRVCNYIMTINQDIALEQEWVVSESPIRLC, from the exons ATGAGGTCTGAAAAACATCTCCAAAACAGAGCTGGTGGAACGGTATTCCTAGAGAATACGTTCAATACAAGTATTCTACAGCGTGATGGCAAGATAAATGAGGAGTACCTCGATCCTAAGGTAGATCACATAGCAAAAAGGGTGTGCAACTATTTGGAATATGACATG GTATTTCTTCCGATCAACATCAAAGACTTTCACTGGTACCTAGCAGTGGTAGATGGTATAAACGAAGAGATACATGTGCTCGATTCATTAGGTAAAACACAGGAGAATCGTTGGGAACTTGTCTATACG ATAATTGGCCTACAGAGACACATAGATATTGTAGCAAAACATAAAGATATACAAACAAAATGGAAGAACCTTCAAGTTCAAGATTGGAAATTCAATGAGGAATTCACAAGTGCCATGCAAACAGATGG GTCATCATGTGGCTTATTCATGCTTAACTACATGGAATATTGGAGAGGAAAAGGAAAAGGTCTATCAGACAGTGtaactcag GGTGATATGAAAAACTTTCGATTCAAACTACTTGCCATTTTGTTGAACTGCCAACAAAATGCCCGGAAATGGTGGTTGGCTTCTGAAACTGATGATAAGGAAGAAGAGAGTATAGATGAAATTGAAATTTTAGATAGACCACTAAAAAAAAGCAGGGGTGAGAAGTCATATGCCTATGAAGAAGATTTAATATTATCCAGGGTTTCAAATTATATCAACTCCATTAGTGATGCAGCTACTTTAGA GTCCTTTGCAAAGAAGTTAGCTGACATGTTGCAAAATGCTAACGCACATGCTCTTACATTTCATGACTTGCCAATGGGCGAACAAGAATTAAGAGACCGTGTTTGCAATTATATCATGACAATTAACCAAGATATTGCTTTAGA GCAAGAATGGGTTGTAAGTGAAAGCCCTATCCGATTGTGTTGA
- the LOC8062730 gene encoding uncharacterized protein LOC8062730 — MPTSLSLKRVCAEFVESSEMTRFKRFQDIQLVDIGYSWSITVRIEAKFPFYRDSQRFILMDTMGCKLVGIMSGPETERFNRLLQQGRDYTIHDVRFQIKPHSEFRNIQSNYECRFDHLTTVEPWKMPIQFPVCSNHLTSVLDVMHCPSKTYIDFVGILVHWGKIERPHSGLCREVVFMDKRCDLVVVIMSCKVLAAHKIKLQNAALDNTVVFASMLRVNHIHRCLETSDYTTLAFNPPHRAANELQGIRQAFVTKADTTFINRCVARRWSYLATVV; from the exons ATTTAAGAGATTCCAAGATATTCAACTTGTTGACATCGGTTACTCTTGGAGTATTACTGTTAGAATTGAAGCAAAGTTCCCTTTCTATCGAGACTCTCAGCGCTTCATCCTCATGGATACTATG GGTTGTAAATTAGTGGGGATCATGAGTGGCCCTGAGACTGAGAGGTTCAACAGGTTATTACAACAAGGACGTGACTACACTATTCATGATGTCAGGTTCCAAATTAAGCCGCACAGTGAGTTTCGAAATATTCAAAGCAATTACGAGTGTAGGTTCGACCATTTGACTACAGTGGAGCCTTGGAAAATGCCCATCCAGTTTCCAGTATGCTCAAACCATTTAACATCCGTTCTTGATGTGATGCATTGCCCTAGCAAGACCTATATAG ACTTTGTAGGAATTCTTGTGCACTGGGGGAAAATTGAACGACCGCATTCAGGGCTGTGTAGAGAGGTTGTCTTCATGGATAAGAG ATGTGATCTGGTAGTTGTCATAATGTCATGCAAAGTCTTGGCTGCACATAAAATAAAGTTGCAAAATGCTGCCCTTGACAATACTGTCGTTTTTGCAAGTATGCTTAGGGTGAACCATATACATA GGTGTTTAGAAACATCTGATTATACGACTTTAGCATTCAATCCACCTCACCGTGCAGCGAACGAACTTCAGG GCATCCGACAAGCGTTTGTTACAAAGGCGGATACGACATTCATCAATAGATGTGTAGCAAGGCGGTGGAGCTATTTGGCAACTGTAGTGTAA